In the Campylobacter concisus genome, CCATCAAGCGTGCTTTTGTAGCTGCAAGGATCGACGTTATCTAAAAATAAAAGCTCTCTTTTTATCCCTTTTGTGCCATCAAGCATCGATTTTAGCGCCTTTACACCAAGACTACTGCCGCCAATGCCAACAAGTACTACATTTTTGATATGAGCAAGGCCCTTTTCATACTCCTCGATCTCTCCAAGTAAATTTTGTCCAAGCACTGGCAGGTGGTAGTAGCCTATCTCGCCGCTTTCGTACTCATCGTTTATGCGTTTGGCGTATGAGTCGATGACCTCGCTGCTTGCAAAGTTAAATTTAAATGAAGTCTCTATCATTTACTGCGCTCGTAAAAGAAATTTGTAGCCTCGACAAAGCCATCGATACTGCCGCAGTCAAACCTCTTGCCCTTAAATTTATAAGCTATCACCATACCATCTTTTGCCTGCGTTTTTAGCGCGTCTGTGATCTGAATTTCGCCGTTTTTACCTGGCTTTGTTCGCTCTAAGATGTTAAAAATATCTGGCGTTAGGATGTAGCGTCCGATTATCGCCAAATTTGTCGGAGCCTCGGCAGGATCAGGCTTTTCAACCATATCATCGACCATTATAAGATCATCTTCTATAAACCTACCACTTACGACGCCGTAAGACTTGGTCTGCTCTTTTGGCACTTCCATTACTGCAACTACGCTACAACGATACTTTTCATAAATTTTAACCATTTGTGAAAGCACGCCCTCACCATTTTCATTTATACATAGATCATCTGCCAAAATGACTCCAAATGCTTCATCTCGAACTAGCGTTTTGCCCGTATAAATGGCGTGTCCAAGCCCTTTCATAGCATTTTGCCTAGTAAATGAAAATGTGCATGAGTTCATTAAATTTCTAACTTCGCTAAGCAAAGACTCTTTTGAGCTACCTGCGATCTCTTTTTCTAGCTCGTAGCTGATGTCAAAATAGTCCTCAAGCGCCCTTTTCCCGCGTCCTGTGACAAAGGCCATATTATCCATGCCAGCCTCAAGTGCCTCATCAACGCCGTAGTGAATGAGCGGTTTTGTAAGTATCGGCAACATCTCTTTTGGGAGCGATTTTGTAGCTGGCAAAAACCTCGTTCCGTATCCAGCCGCTGGAAATAGGCAAGTTTGTATCATTTTAGTCCTTCATGAAAAATTGCAAAATTCTACTATCTTTTCCTTAATAATATAAATTTGTCTGAATTTACAAGGCTTTAATTAGCAAATTGATAAGATTTTTAAAATTTAAGTAAAAGAGCAAATTTGCAGACAATTGATAGGATTTTTAAAGCCCAGCTTGATATAAAAAAGTCAAATTTTTTGGCATTTTTGTGCCCGATAAGCGAATTTAAAAGTTTGCATGAACGCCTAAAAGAGGAGCATTTTAAGGCCGTTCATGTAGTTTGGGCAACAAGGGAATTAAACAAATACGGACAAATCGTTGAAAATCAAAGTGATGACGGCGAGCCAAAGGGCACTAGCGGTCAGCCAAGCCTAAACGCGCTAAGGGGTGCTGAGCTAATAAATGTTGGTGTCTTGATAGTCAGGTATTTTGGCGGGATAAAGCTTGGCACTGGAGGACTTGTAAGAGCCTACTCTGGGGCTGTAAATGAGGTGATAAATGAGGCCATAAAAGATAGTGGCGTGATGAAATTTGAGATAAAAGATGAGATCAAATTTTTTACGCCATTCTCACTGATGAGCCGCTTTGAGCACTATTTTGCCACTACAAATTTAAGCGAGTTTGAAAGAGAATTTAATGACACTGGAGCGATCTGGAGCGTAAATTTAAACGAGGCTGAGTTTGCCGAGCTATTTAAATTTTGCAAAGAATTTGAAGCAAGCGAGTTTAAATTTTTAGCCCTTGCGCTTAGTAGCAAGAGCTTATTCGCTCATCAAAGCTAAATCATTGTAAAATCGCAAAAATTTTAAAAAGAAAGTAAAAATGGAAATTTGGAACGACATTTATAACCACTTTAATCCAGTAGCCTTTAGTATCTTTGGCTTTAGCGTGCACTGGTATGGGCTTATGTATATTTTAGCCCTTGTTTTGGCGCTTGCCATGGCAAAGTATCTCGTTAAAAAAGATAAAATCACAATCTCAAATCAGCTCTTGGATAACTACTTTTTTTGGGTTGAAATAGGCGTTATTTTAGGCGCTAGGCTTGGCTGGGTTTTAGTCTATTCAGGCGAAGTAAGCTACTACTTGACACAACCTTGGCAAATTTTTAATCCATTTCATAACGGCGAGTTTATAGGAATTCGTGGCATGAGTTACCACGGAGCAGTAGTTGGCTTTTTGCTTGCGACATATCTATTTTGCAAAAGGTATAAACAAAATTTATGGCAGCTACTTGATCTTTGTGCCGTTTGCATACCTTTTGGCTATACATTTGGCAGGGTCGGAAATTTCTTAAATCAAGAGCTTTTTGGGCGAGTTACGGATGTGCCTTGGGCGATAAATGTTTTTGGCCAGCCAAGGCATCCTAGCCAACTTTATGAGGCATTCTTAGAAGGTTTAGTTATTTTTATTATTTTATTTTTATATAGGAAATTTAAGAAATTTAATGGCGAGCTGATCGCACTTTATGCCATTTTTTACACCTTTGCAAGATTTGTTTGCGAATTCTTTAGAGAGCCTGATTCTGGGCTTGGTTTTATTGTTTTTGATCTTTCAATGGGACAAATTTTATCGCTTATTATGTGTAGCTTTGGAATTTTTGTTTATATTATGCTTTTTAAGAGATTTACGAAAATTTAATGTAAACGTTTAAAAAACATTAAAGTAAATTTCTGATACGATTAGCTTTATCAATTAATGCTGATATTTAAATTAGTATTAAGAAATGATAATTTATTTCAAATTTCTTAGGAGGGCTCATGACCGGGCTTATAGAAGGTTTTTTGGGAAAACGGTCGGACGACAAAAAAAGTCGCACTCCAGCCGCTTGGGATAGATGGCAAAGTATTACAGGGTTTATTTTGGCCTGTTTTATATTGTGCCATATGGTTTTTACTTCTACTATACTACTTGGCAAAGACGCATTTAACGCTGTCGTAGGGTTTGCGGAGGCTAAATTTTTATTCGGCGAGGCTACTTGGTGGATTACTAACGTTATTGCCGCGGTAATATTTGCCATTTTTATCGCTCATGCATTTTTAGCTATGAGAAAATTTCCAGCAAACTACAGACAATATCTAATGTTTAGAGGCCACAAAGACCGCATGAAGCACCTTGATACTACGCTTTGGTGGTTTCAGTTTTTAACCGGTTTTGC is a window encoding:
- the galU gene encoding UTP--glucose-1-phosphate uridylyltransferase GalU — its product is MIQTCLFPAAGYGTRFLPATKSLPKEMLPILTKPLIHYGVDEALEAGMDNMAFVTGRGKRALEDYFDISYELEKEIAGSSKESLLSEVRNLMNSCTFSFTRQNAMKGLGHAIYTGKTLVRDEAFGVILADDLCINENGEGVLSQMVKIYEKYRCSVVAVMEVPKEQTKSYGVVSGRFIEDDLIMVDDMVEKPDPAEAPTNLAIIGRYILTPDIFNILERTKPGKNGEIQITDALKTQAKDGMVIAYKFKGKRFDCGSIDGFVEATNFFYERSK
- a CDS encoding IMPACT family protein, which translates into the protein MQTIDRIFKAQLDIKKSNFLAFLCPISEFKSLHERLKEEHFKAVHVVWATRELNKYGQIVENQSDDGEPKGTSGQPSLNALRGAELINVGVLIVRYFGGIKLGTGGLVRAYSGAVNEVINEAIKDSGVMKFEIKDEIKFFTPFSLMSRFEHYFATTNLSEFEREFNDTGAIWSVNLNEAEFAELFKFCKEFEASEFKFLALALSSKSLFAHQS
- the lgt gene encoding prolipoprotein diacylglyceryl transferase, which gives rise to MEIWNDIYNHFNPVAFSIFGFSVHWYGLMYILALVLALAMAKYLVKKDKITISNQLLDNYFFWVEIGVILGARLGWVLVYSGEVSYYLTQPWQIFNPFHNGEFIGIRGMSYHGAVVGFLLATYLFCKRYKQNLWQLLDLCAVCIPFGYTFGRVGNFLNQELFGRVTDVPWAINVFGQPRHPSQLYEAFLEGLVIFIILFLYRKFKKFNGELIALYAIFYTFARFVCEFFREPDSGLGFIVFDLSMGQILSLIMCSFGIFVYIMLFKRFTKI
- a CDS encoding fumarate reductase cytochrome b subunit, whose product is MTGLIEGFLGKRSDDKKSRTPAAWDRWQSITGFILACFILCHMVFTSTILLGKDAFNAVVGFAEAKFLFGEATWWITNVIAAVIFAIFIAHAFLAMRKFPANYRQYLMFRGHKDRMKHLDTTLWWFQFLTGFALFFAASAHLVDIVFGGHITADKSAAAFHQLEIFYFALLVFMVVHASIGMYRLYVKWISIDGANKHEMFAKRNKAKTIVFAVYGILAIIALIADFVWISH